gccatttcttaaagatatccataaaaagtgtcatttaaagtttgccacaagccacctgggagacacaccaaacatgtggaagaaggtgctctggtcagatgaaaccaaaattgaactttttggcaacaatgcaaaacgttatgtttggcgtaaaagcaacacagctcatcaccctgaacacaccatccccactgtcaaacatggtggtggcagcatcatggtttgggcctgcttttcttcagcagggacagggaagatggttaaaattgatgggaagatggatggagccaaatacaggaccattctggaagaaaacctgatggagtctgcaaaagacccgagactgggatggagatttgtcttccaacaagacaatgatccaaaacataaagcaaaatctacaatggaatggttcaaaaataaacatatccaggtgttagaatggccaagtcaaagtccagacctgaatccaatcgagaatctgtggaaagaactgaaaactgctgttcacaaatgctctccatccaacctcactgagttcgagctgctttgcaaggaggaatgggaaaaaatgtcagtctctcgatgtgcaaaactgatagagacataccccaagcgacttacagctgtaatcgcagcaaaaggtggcgctacaaagtattaacttaacttcttgaccatacttgagacgcagacgtctcaagtatgcacctggaaatgcaaatgcgctacgctaaatgctaaatgtactcgttacaactcaatccttgatcaaaattcacaagcagggtattgaattaaagctacactcgtctgtggaaagaactgaaaactgctgttcacaaatgctctccatccaacctcactgagttcgagctgctttgcaaggaggaatgggaaaaaatgtcagtctctcgatgtgcaaaactgatagagacataccccaagcgacttacagctgtaatcgcagcaaaaggtggcgctacaaagtattaacttaacttcttgaccatacttgagacgcagacgtctcaagtatgcacctggaaatgcaaatgcgctacgctaaatgctaaatgtactcgttacaactcaatccttgatcaaaattcacaagcagggtattgaattaaagctacactcgttgtgaacctagccagcaagtcagatttttaaaatgcttttcggcgaaagcatgagaagctattatctgatagcatgcaccccccaaaatgccagcacgacacgtaaacaacagattttgcggtagccggcgctacccaaaacgcagaaataaaatataaaacattcattacctttgacgagcttctttcttggcactcctatatgccccataaacatcacttttttcgtttaaatcggtccatatatacccaaaatagctttgtatggaagctgtgtcattcagaaaaaaacatcgtttttaaacgttgcgtcattttttaaaattaaaaaagtcgacgataaactttcacaaaacacttcgaaatccttttgtaatccaactttaggtattagtaaacgtttataatctatcaaaatgattacagggcgatgtatattcaataggtcttcgcttgcaaatcaatggctgctaatgtcttcattaacaacatccgggtgaagactgggaaaatggatgccagatagatggattttccaacaattaattcaattgaaaatgacgacaatggcgacatcgtgtggaatttgtatgaattgcaggcaggttgatattaaattctgttctcttttaacaactcgtggaagtgacttatggaaattatttttagctttcagagagcagtttttcttgcatttttcaatgaaacacacgatctgttatagtcacagccgtgatttaaccagttttagaaacttcagagtgttttctatccacacatactaatcatatgcatatactatattcctggcatgagtagcaggacgctgaaaagttgcgcgatttttaacagaatgttcgaaaaaggagggggtagaagtaagaggttttaagggggctgaataattttgcacgcccaatttttcagtttttgatttgttaaaaaagtttgaaatatccaataaatgtcgttccacttcatgattgtgtcccacttgttgattcttcacaaaaaaatacagttttatatctttatgtttgaagcctgaaatgtggcaaaaggtcaaagttcaagggggccgaatactttcgcaaggcactgtaggctaGGGCAACAAAAACACTAACTGCTTGACCCAGTTGAATACAGTATAGGTATCTTACCGTTTCCTTGTTCATCACTAGTTAACATTAACTCTCCCCATAGGTTATCTGTACATCAAATTCAATTCCTAAGCAATTTATTTCAGTACACTTACAACTGACAGAAATTCTCTCTCATTCCGAGGTGATTCAAATGAACCTATTTGTGCAACTTCCATAGAAAAGCAGTTTATCTACTACTCCAACACTACTTGCTATGAGATTGTTCCCCAAGTAAGAGTTCACAGCGACAAGCAACTGAAACCTTACAGTATTAGAGATAGAAAAGAGGTATAGAAAAGTGCATATTTCCATCTGTGAAATGTCAACCTGCATAAGACCCATTTACAGTAATATGCAAACAATGTCCATTTTGATTAAAAGTTGTTTGACCAAACAAACCAGAACATTCTTTTTAAAACACCATTCAATATTAACTTATTTATCACTTTATAACACAGGTTCCCTGCTCGCTAGTTGATCCTTGAAGAAAAATTGCAAATACACAGTAGTAACTACAGTAGATAATGGCAAAAAAAATTGCTtcaaaccccaaacagaaaaCATTTAAGAATAGTTGCAATAATACACTCAAAGATATTTGTCCATCTTGCCATACTGTCCATTACAAGGTGTACCAAACATGTTCTTTCCAAAATGTTCCATGATAACCAATATTAATGAACTTCTTAATTAGAAAAATAACATATTATTCAAGAATTAGAGGTATTATTTCTGTTGTATTACATTTCATGACATGACTCAGCCCTCAAAGCTCAACCCTTGGTGTGGAGGTTTCTGTTCCGGCTCATTGTTCAATCATGTCAACTTGGATGACAATCGCCtaatggggcagcaggtagcctagtggttagagcgttggccctgtaaccgaaaggttgctagattgaatccctgagctgacaaggtaaaataaatctgtcgttctgcccctgaacaaggcagttaacccactgttcctaggccgtcattgtaaataagaatgtgtccttaactgacttgcctagttaaataaaaaggttaaaaaaaaaaaaagtaggccatgattgtaaaataaataaatgtacctGACTTGCAgagttaagtaaaggttacatATAAAAAAACATTACGGTAAGAGACCCTGCACAAACAGGACTGATAATGAAAAGTAAAAGGCActgttgttcacctaataccttttttgcactattggttagagactgtaagtaagcatgtcactgtaaggtcgacaccggttgtattcagcgcacgtgacaaataaactttgatttgttcAGCATGTCTATGACTGTTAAGTAAAGCCATTGGAATTGGATGTCTTCCCGTCTTTACCCTTCAGTGACTCCCTGTAGAGCAGCAGCCACTCGGTGGTGTGAGGGGGCAGCCGGCTCCTCTTGGCCCTGACGATGCAGGACGCCATGGGGAAAAGCCGGTCAAAGCCCCCTGATGTGGTTGGCACAGCCAGCAGTCCTCTGGAGCTGGGGAAACCGTGAGGCATCTCTCCAAAAAACCTCGGTGGAGCAGTCCCCATGCAGCACAGGCTCTGATAAGTACTGGTCCAGCTCAGACAGCTTCATGGTCTTGGCCGCAGGCTGGAGGAAACCGAAGATGAACTTGCGCTTGAGTTTGACGCTGCAACTGTTAGAGCTGGAGGCCTCATGGCTGTCTTCACTCTCTTTCTGCTTCACCAATGGGTTCCAGGAATCCATGTCGGTGACCGACGCCTCAAACAGCGTTCGGACCTGGAACTTGGAGGGGGCGGCCAGTGTGGAGGTGTCCCCCTCCTGCTTGGCGTAGTCGAAGGGCTGGAGCTTAATGAGGGGGTCCAGCGCCGTGACAAGGATCAGGTCCCTCTGCAGGATTAGGGGCTGAAAGTGTGTGTGAAGGCCAGATCGGAGCCCCTTGGAGAAGTGGCTGTAGTTGGTGGGGAGGGTCTCCAAGGTCCTGTCCAGGCCGATCAgagaggggatgatgagggagaagGTGACAGCGTTGCTCTGCAGCACCTGGATGGCCTCCTCGAAGGGCTCCAGCAGGCCGATGATGTTCACCACCTGCTCTCGCTTGGCCCTCACCATGGGCGGGGAGCTGGACGAGTCCTTGGCTTCAATGCGGGCCTGAGAAAGCAGGGTCATGACCGAGCCCCACACCGCCTCCAGCACCATCCGCCGCATCGACACAAAGGTGGAATTCCAGTGACCACTGTCGGGTGAGGGGGTCAATGACATACCACACTCCTTCAGCAACATCTCGTTCCAGTAGGCGCTGAGGTGGAA
This window of the Oncorhynchus clarkii lewisi isolate Uvic-CL-2024 chromosome 16, UVic_Ocla_1.0, whole genome shotgun sequence genome carries:
- the LOC139367349 gene encoding uncharacterized protein, translating into MHRYMKALDPDIIKGTWTKEEDDKVIELVSKYGTKQWAMVAKHLKGRLGKQCRERWHNHLNPDVKKSSWTPEEDLIIYKAHCVLWNRWDEIAKLLPGRSFATAGSSINFYSHWPVSLLSQVHNVVAFFHLSAYWNEMLLKECGMSLTPSPDSGHWNSTFVSMRRMVLEAVWGSVMTLLSQARIEAKDSSSSPPMVRAKREQVVNIIGLLEPFEEAIQVLQSNAVTFSLIIPSLIGLDRTLETLPTNYSHFSKGLRSGLHTHFQPLILQRDLILVTALDPLIKLQPFDYAKQEGDTSTLAAPSKFQVRTLFEASVTDMDSWNPLVKQKESEDSHEASSSNSCSVKLKRKFIFGFLQPAAKTMKLSELDQYLSEPVLHGDCSTEVFWRDASRFPQLQRTAGCANHIRGL